Proteins encoded together in one Chryseobacterium taklimakanense window:
- the accB gene encoding acetyl-CoA carboxylase biotin carboxyl carrier protein: MDIRDIQNLIKFVSKAEVSEVRYKTKDFEITIKTPLGNDPVSYVPQPAVYQTAPYAAAPAQPTAPQAAAPAAEKAEAAADESKYITIKSPMIGTFYRKPAPDKDVFVNVGDSVTEGKVVCVIEAMKLFNQIESEVSGKIVKILVDDATPVEYDQPLFLVDPS; encoded by the coding sequence ATGGACATTAGAGACATACAAAATTTAATCAAATTTGTGTCTAAAGCAGAAGTTTCTGAAGTAAGATACAAAACGAAAGATTTCGAAATCACGATTAAAACTCCGCTTGGCAACGACCCGGTAAGCTACGTTCCACAACCGGCAGTATACCAAACTGCTCCATATGCAGCAGCTCCGGCTCAGCCTACAGCTCCGCAGGCAGCGGCTCCGGCAGCAGAAAAAGCTGAGGCAGCAGCTGATGAAAGCAAATACATCACCATCAAATCACCAATGATCGGTACATTCTACAGAAAACCAGCCCCAGACAAGGACGTTTTCGTAAACGTAGGCGATTCTGTAACTGAAGGAAAAGTGGTTTGCGTCATCGAAGCGATGAAACTTTTCAACCAGATTGAGTCCGAGGTTTCCGGTAAAATCGTAAAAATCCTTGTGGATGATGCTACGCCTGTGGAATATGACCAGCCACTGTTCCTTGTAGATCCATCTTAA
- a CDS encoding glycosyltransferase: MDLSRHKNVNIGFFVIDYSAAGGVERVTANLMSQFLVNGIQNLYLLSLKSGIGKPSMNYPENSELKIFDKNNTGKKFFADELIAYLKQKDIKHLIFQADNMTIALEVLRGAKAAGCKAYPQYHGSPYAYLRKYSEANKPNLEKVLFAKITYPFKKKKIKKFIQNSEEGVFCVSHGSADEMKFIFKNDENIAKKLKVVRNPIILNGTVSAKEKLITLVSRLENKHKNAFLAVKAWALIANKFPDWKLVILGDGSLRQKMENFCKEQNINNVDFPGFVSNVDEILARSAVSLNVSNCEGFPMGVAEAIVQKNVMVITDSDGGAKDMVIHGKTGLVSPKNDAEKLAANIEKVILNENLRNDLAENAFQRLENMAANDNFHTWTKILFKN, translated from the coding sequence ATGGATTTAAGCCGGCATAAGAATGTAAACATCGGTTTTTTCGTGATAGATTACTCGGCAGCTGGCGGAGTAGAACGTGTTACGGCAAATCTTATGTCGCAATTTCTGGTGAACGGAATTCAAAACCTTTATCTGCTTTCGCTGAAATCAGGAATTGGGAAACCATCAATGAATTATCCTGAAAATTCTGAATTAAAAATCTTCGATAAAAATAATACGGGTAAGAAATTTTTTGCTGATGAGCTGATAGCTTATCTTAAGCAAAAGGATATTAAGCATCTTATTTTTCAGGCCGATAATATGACCATAGCACTGGAGGTTCTGAGAGGCGCAAAAGCTGCTGGCTGCAAAGCATACCCACAGTATCACGGTTCGCCTTACGCATACCTCAGGAAATATTCTGAGGCGAACAAACCAAATTTAGAAAAAGTTCTTTTCGCAAAAATCACTTACCCTTTCAAGAAAAAAAAGATTAAAAAATTCATTCAAAATTCTGAAGAAGGAGTATTTTGCGTAAGTCACGGTTCGGCAGACGAAATGAAATTTATTTTTAAAAATGATGAAAATATTGCAAAAAAATTAAAAGTCGTTCGTAATCCAATCATTTTAAACGGTACTGTTTCTGCAAAAGAAAAACTCATTACATTGGTCTCAAGGCTTGAGAACAAACATAAAAATGCCTTCCTGGCGGTGAAAGCCTGGGCTTTGATAGCCAATAAATTTCCTGACTGGAAACTCGTTATTCTGGGCGACGGAAGTTTAAGACAAAAAATGGAAAACTTCTGCAAAGAACAAAATATCAATAATGTTGATTTTCCGGGTTTTGTGTCGAACGTGGACGAGATACTTGCAAGAAGTGCAGTATCCCTTAACGTTTCAAATTGTGAAGGTTTCCCGATGGGCGTTGCCGAGGCAATCGTCCAGAAAAATGTAATGGTGATCACCGACAGCGATGGTGGCGCAAAAGATATGGTGATTCATGGTAAAACCGGTCTTGTGTCACCAAAAAATGATGCAGAGAAACTCGCTGCCAATATTGAAAAAGTAATTCTTAATGAAAATCTTCGAAACGATTTAGCAGAAAATGCTTTCCAGAGGCTGGAGAATATGGCAGCAAATGACAATTTTCACACTTGGACAAAAATCCTTTTTAAGAATTGA
- the accC gene encoding acetyl-CoA carboxylase biotin carboxylase subunit — translation MFKKILIANRGEIAMRVLRTCKEMGIKTVAVYSTADKDSLHVRFADEAVCIGPAMSKDSYLKIPNIISAAEITNADAIHPGYGFLSENANFSRICQKNGIKFIGATPEQIEKMGDKANAKATMKAAGVPCVPGSDGLIESYEDAARIAEEIGYPVMIKATAGGGGKGMRAVWKAEDLKDHWESAIQEAVAAFGNGGMYMEKLIEEPRHIEIQIAGDQFGKACHLSERDCSVQRRNQKLTEETPSPFMTDELRQKMGDAAVKAAEFIGYEGVGTIEFLVDKHRNFYFMEMNTRIQVEHPITEQVIDYDLIREQILLAAGTPISGINHFPKLHSIECRINAEDPYNDFRPSPGKITSLNIPGGHGIRIDTHVYSGYTIPSNYDSMIAKIITTAQTREEAIAKMKRALEEFYVEGVKTTIPFHRQLMEDPDYVAGNYTTKFMETFVMDRKYDH, via the coding sequence ATGTTCAAAAAAATATTAATTGCCAACCGTGGTGAGATTGCGATGCGTGTACTGCGCACGTGCAAAGAAATGGGAATAAAGACCGTAGCGGTATATTCCACTGCCGACAAAGACAGCCTCCACGTAAGATTTGCAGATGAAGCCGTGTGTATAGGCCCTGCAATGAGCAAGGATTCCTATCTGAAAATTCCAAACATTATCTCTGCCGCGGAAATCACCAATGCAGACGCAATACATCCGGGTTACGGCTTTCTTTCAGAAAATGCCAATTTCTCCAGAATCTGCCAGAAAAACGGCATTAAATTCATCGGCGCAACTCCTGAACAGATCGAAAAGATGGGCGATAAAGCCAACGCGAAAGCAACTATGAAAGCGGCCGGCGTTCCGTGTGTTCCAGGTTCTGACGGGCTGATTGAATCATACGAAGACGCAGCAAGAATTGCCGAAGAAATCGGTTATCCGGTAATGATCAAAGCCACTGCAGGCGGCGGCGGTAAAGGTATGAGAGCCGTATGGAAAGCCGAAGACCTTAAGGACCACTGGGAATCTGCAATACAGGAAGCTGTAGCAGCCTTTGGAAACGGCGGTATGTATATGGAAAAACTGATTGAAGAACCGCGCCACATCGAAATTCAGATTGCCGGCGATCAGTTCGGGAAAGCATGCCACCTTTCAGAACGAGACTGTTCCGTACAGCGTAGAAATCAGAAACTTACAGAAGAAACTCCCTCTCCGTTCATGACTGATGAACTTCGTCAGAAAATGGGCGACGCTGCAGTAAAAGCTGCGGAATTTATTGGCTATGAAGGTGTTGGAACCATAGAATTTCTGGTGGACAAGCACAGGAATTTCTATTTCATGGAGATGAATACCAGAATCCAGGTAGAGCACCCGATCACAGAGCAGGTTATTGATTATGACCTAATTAGAGAACAAATTTTGCTTGCAGCAGGAACCCCAATCTCAGGAATTAACCATTTCCCAAAACTACATTCCATCGAATGTAGGATTAATGCGGAAGATCCTTACAACGATTTCAGGCCAAGCCCAGGGAAAATCACAAGTCTGAACATTCCCGGAGGACACGGAATCCGTATAGATACTCACGTTTACAGTGGTTACACTATTCCTTCAAACTATGATTCCATGATCGCAAAAATAATTACCACAGCGCAAACCAGAGAAGAAGCGATTGCTAAAATGAAACGCGCGTTGGAGGAGTTTTATGTAGAAGGTGTAAAAACCACGATCCCGTTCCACAGGCAGCTGATGGAAGATCCGGATTACGTTGCCGGAAACTATACCACGAAGTTCATGGAAACTTTCGTGATGGACAGAAAATACGACCATTAA
- the rocD gene encoding ornithine--oxo-acid transaminase, with protein sequence MSAETQQKNAQYFIDLEDKHGAHNYHPLPVVLERGEGVYVWDVEGKRYYDFLSAYSAVNQGHSHPKIVDALVKQAQTLALTSRAFYNSKLGEYEKKVTSLFGFDKVLPMNSGAEAVETAIKLARKWAYEVKGVHGNNAKIIVCENNFHGRTTTIVSFSNDPDAHNNYGPFTPGFVKIPYNDLKELETVLEKDAENIAAFLVEPIQGEAGVYVPDEGFLKKASELCKKYNVLFIADEVQTGIARTGRLIACHHEDVQPDVLILGKALSGGMYPVSAVLANDNIMKVIHPGQHGSTFGGNPLACAVATAALDVVEEENLSERAEKLGEKFRNEIKKVIEKSDLVHSVRGKGLLNAIIINDSQHSPTAWNLCLALKENGLLAKPTHGNIIRLAPPLVITEEQLMECVAILEKTIVEFKK encoded by the coding sequence ATGTCAGCAGAAACACAGCAAAAAAACGCACAGTATTTTATTGATTTAGAGGATAAACACGGCGCCCACAATTATCATCCACTTCCGGTAGTTTTGGAACGGGGTGAAGGCGTGTACGTTTGGGATGTGGAAGGCAAAAGATATTACGATTTTTTATCAGCTTATTCTGCTGTAAATCAAGGGCATTCTCACCCTAAAATTGTGGACGCATTAGTGAAGCAGGCACAAACTTTAGCGCTGACTTCAAGAGCTTTTTATAACTCAAAATTAGGTGAATACGAGAAAAAAGTCACTTCTCTTTTCGGTTTTGATAAAGTTTTACCAATGAATTCCGGTGCAGAAGCCGTTGAAACCGCGATAAAACTTGCCAGAAAATGGGCTTACGAAGTGAAGGGCGTTCACGGTAACAACGCTAAAATCATTGTTTGCGAAAACAACTTCCACGGCAGAACAACAACAATCGTGTCGTTCTCAAATGATCCGGATGCGCACAACAACTACGGGCCATTCACACCTGGCTTCGTTAAAATTCCCTACAATGATTTAAAGGAGCTTGAAACCGTACTGGAAAAAGATGCCGAAAACATCGCAGCGTTTTTGGTAGAACCAATTCAGGGTGAAGCGGGAGTTTACGTTCCTGATGAAGGTTTCCTGAAAAAAGCGTCAGAACTTTGTAAAAAATATAATGTGCTTTTTATCGCTGACGAAGTACAGACCGGCATCGCCAGAACCGGACGCCTGATTGCGTGCCACCACGAAGATGTGCAGCCGGATGTTCTGATTTTAGGAAAAGCACTTTCTGGCGGTATGTACCCTGTTTCTGCAGTTTTGGCTAATGACAATATCATGAAAGTGATCCATCCTGGACAGCACGGTTCCACTTTCGGTGGAAATCCTTTAGCATGCGCTGTCGCAACTGCCGCTTTGGATGTGGTAGAAGAAGAAAACCTTTCAGAAAGAGCTGAAAAGCTGGGTGAAAAGTTCAGAAATGAAATCAAAAAAGTCATTGAAAAATCGGATCTGGTTCATTCGGTTCGCGGGAAAGGTTTGCTTAACGCCATCATTATCAACGATTCACAGCACTCACCAACAGCATGGAACCTTTGCCTCGCTTTAAAAGAAAACGGACTATTGGCAAAACCTACCCACGGCAACATCATCCGCCTTGCACCACCTTTGGTAATTACTGAAGAACAACTGATGGAATGTGTAGCAATCCTTGAAAAAACGATTGTGGAGTTTAAGAAGTAA
- a CDS encoding glycosyltransferase family 2 protein has product MTASLIIATYNWPRALKLVLESALKQTVLPDEILIADDGSTSETKNLVEEFQQKTSLPIHHIWHEDDGFRLSEIRNKSIKAAKSDYIIQVDGDTVLHPDFVKNHLHLAETNTFLSGSRVLLSEEVSKIAEQEILIKFSPFSKGIKNRFNATYLPLLNVFRKPKNEPLEKLIFQVRGCNMSFWKKDLLEVNGYNEDIRGWGREDSEIALRLLKKGVGFKKIKNAAIQYHLHHKEAPKNQLPFNDQLLNEAKKMKAFTTRNGIEKL; this is encoded by the coding sequence ATGACTGCATCGCTGATTATCGCAACTTACAACTGGCCCCGTGCTTTAAAGCTGGTTTTGGAAAGTGCCTTAAAGCAAACTGTTCTGCCGGATGAAATACTGATTGCAGATGACGGATCAACCTCAGAAACTAAAAATTTAGTTGAGGAATTTCAGCAAAAAACATCATTGCCCATACACCACATTTGGCATGAAGATGATGGTTTCAGGCTCTCAGAAATAAGGAACAAAAGCATAAAAGCTGCTAAAAGCGACTACATTATACAGGTTGACGGCGACACAGTTCTTCATCCAGATTTCGTGAAAAACCATCTGCATCTGGCAGAAACAAACACTTTTCTTTCAGGTTCAAGGGTTTTGCTAAGTGAAGAAGTGAGTAAAATTGCTGAACAGGAAATCCTGATAAAATTTTCACCATTTTCCAAAGGCATTAAAAACCGGTTTAATGCCACTTATCTTCCTTTGTTAAATGTTTTCAGAAAACCAAAAAACGAACCTCTGGAAAAACTGATCTTCCAAGTGCGTGGCTGCAATATGAGTTTTTGGAAAAAAGACCTGCTGGAGGTCAATGGCTACAATGAAGACATCAGAGGCTGGGGCCGTGAAGATTCAGAAATAGCACTCAGACTGTTAAAAAAAGGCGTTGGGTTCAAGAAAATCAAGAACGCTGCCATCCAATATCACCTTCATCATAAGGAAGCGCCAAAAAATCAACTGCCTTTCAACGATCAGCTTTTAAACGAAGCGAAAAAAATGAAAGCTTTTACCACCAGAAACGGCATTGAAAAACTTTAA
- the rpmF gene encoding 50S ribosomal protein L32 has protein sequence MAHPKRRQSSTRRDKRRTHYKAEVPQLAKDATTGELHLYHRAHWHEGKLYYRGKVVMEKQTETSEEN, from the coding sequence GAGAAGACAGTCGAGCACAAGAAGAGACAAAAGAAGAACTCACTATAAAGCGGAAGTTCCTCAATTGGCCAAAGATGCAACAACAGGTGAGCTGCACTTATACCACAGAGCACACTGGCACGAAGGAAAACTTTATTACAGAGGAAAAGTAGTAATGGAAAAACAAACTGAAACTAGCGAGGAGAACTAG